The following coding sequences lie in one Bacteroidota bacterium genomic window:
- a CDS encoding rhodanese-like domain-containing protein — protein sequence MNTKLYILVFASLLLMIGCTGIYENGKDLANATKNQIEKISADELKDIPDTVEYYLIDVRQAGEYAKGNIEGSYSIPRGILEFQMTSSDFWVDEWFYYIPKKDDLIVIYCKSGARGTLAVKSLMKLGYTNIKNLTGGIIAYDPELTSGEHAVETGGGCGG from the coding sequence ATGAATACAAAGTTATATATATTAGTTTTTGCAAGCCTATTACTAATGATTGGTTGTACAGGAATTTATGAAAATGGAAAAGACCTTGCAAATGCTACAAAAAATCAAATCGAAAAAATTTCTGCTGACGAATTAAAAGATATTCCTGATACAGTTGAATATTATTTAATTGATGTAAGACAAGCAGGCGAATATGCAAAAGGAAACATTGAAGGTTCCTACAGTATTCCTCGTGGAATACTTGAATTTCAAATGACAAGTTCTGACTTTTGGGTTGATGAGTGGTTTTACTACATCCCTAAAAAAGATGATTTAATTGTCATTTATTGTAAATCAGGAGCGAGAGGTACTCTTGCTGTTAAAAGCCTCATGAAGTTGGGTTATACAAATATTAAAAACCTGACAGGAGGTATCATTGCTTATGACCCCGAATTAACTTCGGGTGAACATGCAGTTGAAACCGGAGGCGGTTGTGGTGGTTAA
- a CDS encoding sulfurtransferase TusA family protein, whose product MEIKETLDCKGLSCPMPIMKLAKAMKGLSTGEILEMLGTDPGSAADIPKWCTKSGNELLETKEEEGGVTKFYIKKG is encoded by the coding sequence ATGGAAATTAAAGAAACATTGGATTGTAAAGGGTTATCATGCCCTATGCCAATAATGAAATTGGCAAAAGCTATGAAAGGTTTAAGTACCGGAGAAATTTTAGAAATGTTAGGAACAGATCCTGGCTCAGCTGCTGATATTCCAAAATGGTGTACCAAATCAGGTAATGAATTACTTGAAACCAAAGAAGAAGAGGGTGGCGTTACAAAATTTTACATAAAGAAAGGCTAA
- a CDS encoding YeeE/YedE thiosulfate transporter family protein, protein MSEIKEKKGALNGLFRLLFTKHWPVWVGGILAGVLNVLMFTIKSPWSGSAGYSSWGKGVYKLFNIFGFEGSGSFVDNKWAMLSIMIVLGSAVAAFLSKSFAIRIPPKGELLKGFIGGSLMAVGATIGIGCSIGGFFSGVPALSGGAIMLTIGLFLGTIVAVKYLFWELEKLPGVSSGKSKTYLGVTPTTGKWQKWVGVIIVFIILFIAFTYFQAGQNVIGWFIIIGGLLGLISQRSIFCIVRAFREPFMSGDSEGADGIIAGLIVVLFGFVIIKSMGISAGENLHRNIEMAFVHPNFWLRGLVGGFIFGLGMTVAGGCAVGTLWRMGEGQIKLWFSALGFLLIAPISGKFIVPWVESIIPFNMQFKSYLPDYFGYAWSVVIVLGILLIWYVFAKWNERTGKFSAF, encoded by the coding sequence ATGAGTGAAATCAAAGAAAAAAAAGGAGCTTTAAACGGATTATTTCGTTTGCTTTTCACTAAACATTGGCCTGTATGGGTTGGTGGAATTCTAGCTGGTGTTTTAAATGTACTTATGTTTACAATAAAATCACCATGGAGTGGAAGTGCAGGATATAGTTCTTGGGGAAAAGGCGTTTATAAACTTTTTAACATTTTTGGATTTGAAGGTTCAGGTTCTTTTGTTGATAACAAATGGGCTATGTTAAGCATTATGATTGTTCTCGGTTCGGCTGTTGCTGCATTTTTATCCAAAAGTTTTGCAATTCGAATTCCCCCAAAAGGAGAATTGCTTAAAGGTTTTATTGGAGGTTCACTAATGGCTGTTGGAGCAACCATAGGTATAGGTTGTTCAATCGGTGGATTTTTTAGTGGTGTTCCTGCCCTTTCAGGTGGTGCTATTATGCTCACAATAGGATTATTTCTTGGAACCATTGTAGCCGTTAAATATCTTTTCTGGGAATTAGAAAAATTACCGGGCGTTAGCTCAGGAAAAAGCAAAACTTATTTAGGCGTTACACCAACTACTGGTAAATGGCAAAAATGGGTTGGTGTTATTATAGTATTTATAATTCTTTTTATTGCTTTCACTTATTTTCAAGCCGGACAGAATGTTATCGGTTGGTTTATTATTATTGGTGGTCTTTTAGGCTTGATTTCTCAACGATCTATCTTTTGTATAGTAAGAGCATTCCGTGAGCCATTTATGTCTGGAGATTCTGAAGGTGCTGATGGCATAATTGCAGGTTTAATTGTTGTGCTTTTTGGTTTTGTAATAATAAAATCAATGGGAATTAGTGCAGGAGAAAACCTACACAGAAATATTGAAATGGCTTTTGTCCATCCTAACTTTTGGTTAAGAGGATTAGTCGGTGGATTTATTTTTGGATTAGGAATGACAGTTGCCGGAGGATGTGCTGTGGGAACTCTTTGGAGAATGGGAGAAGGGCAAATAAAACTTTGGTTTTCTGCATTAGGTTTTCTTTTAATTGCTCCTATTTCAGGAAAATTTATCGTTCCTTGGGTTGAAAGTATTATTCCATTTAACATGCAGTTTAAAAGCTATTTGCCAGATTACTTTGGCTACGCTTGGTCGGTTGTTATCGTATTAGGAATACTGCTTATTTGGTATGTATTTGCAAAATGGAATGAAAGAACAGGGAAATTCAGTGCTTTTTAA
- a CDS encoding rhodanese-like domain-containing protein yields MKKILNYLLLFSIVSMLVFTSCKEDEPDPPDPKSAYETLSDYLTANSLEITDILNNWIITASDIDGNEADYYIMDIRGATDYGTCHITGAHNVAYGDVVTEAANAAGKPIVVACYTGQGAAHAVVALRLSGFPNAKTLKWGMSAWNVKNDKWTTAKSDTATGHAGWTTDATTAVAEFSAPDLTATATDGEGILEERVGVLLDGGFKGIPAIDVLTNYGDYFINNYWAQADVDLYGHIKGAYRINPINFVNLDPSKTIVTYCWTGQTSSIITAYLTVLGYDAKSLKFGANGMIYSALQSHQWIASGSYTCE; encoded by the coding sequence ATGAAAAAAATTCTTAATTATTTATTACTCTTTAGCATTGTATCAATGCTAGTTTTTACAAGCTGTAAAGAAGATGAACCAGATCCACCGGATCCAAAATCAGCTTATGAAACACTTTCAGATTATTTGACAGCAAATAGTTTGGAAATTACAGACATCCTTAATAACTGGATAATAACTGCATCTGATATTGATGGTAACGAAGCTGATTATTATATTATGGATATTCGTGGAGCAACTGATTATGGTACTTGTCATATTACAGGTGCTCATAATGTTGCCTATGGAGATGTTGTTACCGAAGCGGCTAATGCAGCTGGCAAGCCAATTGTTGTAGCTTGTTACACAGGACAAGGAGCTGCTCATGCAGTTGTTGCACTTAGATTAAGTGGTTTCCCTAATGCAAAAACATTAAAATGGGGAATGAGTGCATGGAATGTTAAAAATGATAAATGGACAACAGCTAAAAGTGATACTGCAACAGGTCATGCAGGTTGGACAACAGATGCAACTACAGCAGTTGCTGAATTTAGTGCTCCTGATTTAACTGCTACAGCTACTGATGGTGAAGGCATTTTGGAAGAAAGAGTTGGTGTTTTATTAGATGGCGGTTTCAAAGGAATTCCAGCTATTGATGTTTTAACAAATTATGGCGATTATTTTATCAATAATTATTGGGCTCAAGCTGATGTTGATCTTTATGGTCATATCAAAGGTGCTTATCGTATCAACCCAATAAATTTTGTAAATCTTGACCCTTCAAAAACAATTGTTACTTATTGCTGGACAGGACAAACATCCTCAATAATAACAGCATATTTGACAGTTCTTGGCTATGATGCTAAAAGCTTAAAGTTTGGTGCAAACGGAATGATTTATTCCGCATTACAATCACACCAATGGATTGCTTCAGGTTCATATACTTGTGAATAA